One genomic segment of Nonomuraea coxensis DSM 45129 includes these proteins:
- the pfkB gene encoding 1-phosphofructokinase, with product MILTLTLNPSLDRTIEVAALRRGEVIRAAAARLDPGGKGVNVSRALLANGVAARAVVPFGGDEGRQLVRLLAAEGLDMVTVPVTGRTRSNVTLAEPDGTVTKINEPGTALSPAELDTVAEAVLAAAHTGGQGADWVVASGSLPPEVPADVYARLCRRFAEAGIEVAVDTSGPALSYALAAGPALVKPNLEELGQATGRRLACLGDVVEAARALRAAGARAVLASLGADGAVLVEDGGVWYGRAPAIEPRSSVGAGDAMLAGFLAAGGHGPEALARALAWGAAAAGLPGSRMPGPADIDPAVAAAGPPDPACPLTVPFVPPTDPPAPRPSATPSTTNAPAPLP from the coding sequence GTGATCCTGACGCTGACGCTCAACCCGAGCCTGGACCGCACGATCGAGGTCGCCGCGCTGCGGCGGGGCGAGGTGATCCGCGCCGCCGCGGCCCGCCTCGACCCCGGCGGCAAGGGCGTGAACGTCTCGCGCGCGCTGCTGGCCAACGGGGTGGCGGCGCGGGCGGTGGTGCCGTTCGGCGGGGACGAGGGCCGCCAGCTCGTCCGCCTGCTCGCCGCCGAGGGCCTGGACATGGTGACCGTCCCGGTGACCGGGCGCACCCGCTCCAACGTCACGCTGGCCGAGCCCGACGGCACCGTCACCAAGATCAACGAGCCGGGCACCGCCCTGTCCCCCGCCGAGCTCGACACCGTCGCCGAGGCGGTGCTCGCCGCCGCGCACACCGGCGGGCAGGGCGCGGACTGGGTGGTCGCCTCCGGCAGCCTGCCGCCCGAGGTGCCCGCCGACGTCTACGCCCGGCTGTGCCGCCGGTTCGCCGAGGCGGGCATCGAGGTCGCCGTGGACACCAGCGGGCCGGCGTTGTCGTACGCGCTCGCCGCCGGGCCCGCCCTGGTCAAGCCGAACCTGGAGGAGCTCGGCCAGGCCACCGGCCGGCGCCTCGCGTGCCTCGGCGACGTGGTGGAGGCCGCGCGGGCGCTGCGGGCGGCGGGCGCGCGGGCGGTCCTCGCCAGCCTGGGCGCCGACGGTGCCGTGCTCGTCGAGGACGGCGGCGTCTGGTACGGCCGGGCGCCGGCCATCGAGCCGCGCAGCTCCGTCGGCGCGGGCGACGCCATGCTGGCCGGGTTCCTGGCGGCCGGCGGGCACGGCCCGGAGGCGCTGGCCCGCGCGCTGGCCTGGGGCGCGGCGGCGGCCGGGCTGCCCGGCAGCCGCATGCCTGGGCCCGCCGACATCGATCCGGCGGTGGCGGCGGCCGGCCCGCCCGACCCGGCGTGCCCGCTCACCGTCCCGTTCGTCCCGCCCACCGATCCGCCCGCCCCCCGGCCCTCCGCAACTCCCTCCACCACGAACGCACCCGCTCCTCTGCCGTAG
- the mtlA gene encoding mannitol-specific PTS transporter subunit IIC, producing the protein MADTYTPPVAGTGVKATIQRIGGHLAGMIMPNIGAFIAWGLITALFIPTGWLPNETLGKMVGPIISTLLPVLIAYTGGRMVHGQRGAVVGAVAVMGVVVGTDAPMFLGAMIIGPLTALILKYVDKFTEARTRAGFEMLVDNFSAGIVGAAMAVVGFLAIGPVVQTVTSAAGQAVEWLITSNLLPAASLLIEPAKVLFLNNAINHGVLSPLGVAEAAETGKSILFMLESNPGPGLGLLLAYLLFGPRSLRPSTPAAMIIHFFGGIHEIYFPYVLMKPRLIAAVILGGAAGVFTFMITGAGLVATPSPGSIFAYLAVTPKGGWLASSLGILVAAAVTFAVAAVLLGFGRGEKKDGEDDPGTAGAETGAEPLTSKEA; encoded by the coding sequence ATGGCCGACACTTACACACCCCCGGTCGCCGGCACCGGCGTCAAGGCCACCATCCAGCGCATCGGCGGCCACCTGGCCGGGATGATCATGCCGAACATCGGGGCGTTCATCGCCTGGGGCCTGATCACCGCGTTGTTCATCCCGACCGGCTGGCTGCCCAACGAGACCCTCGGCAAGATGGTCGGCCCGATCATCTCGACCCTGCTGCCGGTCCTCATCGCCTACACCGGCGGCCGGATGGTGCACGGGCAGCGCGGGGCCGTCGTCGGCGCGGTGGCGGTGATGGGCGTCGTGGTGGGCACCGACGCGCCCATGTTCCTGGGCGCCATGATCATCGGCCCGCTGACCGCCTTGATCCTCAAATATGTGGACAAGTTCACCGAGGCGCGCACCAGGGCCGGCTTCGAGATGCTGGTGGACAACTTCTCCGCCGGCATCGTGGGCGCCGCGATGGCCGTGGTCGGCTTCCTCGCCATCGGCCCCGTCGTCCAGACCGTCACCAGCGCCGCCGGGCAGGCCGTCGAGTGGCTGATCACCAGCAACCTGCTGCCGGCCGCGTCGCTGCTCATCGAGCCGGCCAAGGTGCTGTTCCTCAACAACGCCATCAACCACGGCGTGCTCAGCCCGCTGGGCGTGGCCGAGGCGGCCGAGACCGGCAAGTCGATCCTGTTCATGCTGGAGTCGAACCCCGGCCCCGGGCTCGGGCTGCTGCTGGCCTACCTGCTGTTCGGCCCGCGCTCGCTGCGCCCGAGCACGCCCGCCGCGATGATCATCCACTTCTTCGGCGGCATCCACGAGATCTACTTCCCGTACGTGCTCATGAAGCCGCGCCTCATCGCGGCCGTCATCCTGGGCGGCGCGGCCGGCGTGTTCACCTTCATGATCACCGGGGCGGGCCTGGTCGCCACCCCGTCGCCGGGCAGCATCTTCGCCTACCTCGCGGTCACCCCCAAGGGCGGCTGGCTGGCCTCCAGCCTCGGCATCCTCGTGGCCGCCGCCGTGACGTTCGCCGTCGCCGCCGTCCTGCTGGGCTTCGGCAGGGGCGAGAAGAAGGACGGCGAGGACGACCCCGGCACCGCCGGCGCCGAGACCGGCGCCGAACCTCTCACCAGCAAGGAGGCCTGA
- a CDS encoding PTS sugar transporter subunit IIA, translating into MREDLLDPRAVLLHERAPDREAAIRRCGRALVEVGAVAEPYVAAMLERERSVSTYVGEGVAIPHGTNASKDDILRDALCFIRFPDGVDWDGEQVTVCVGIAAREGGHVPLLAALAEILLDPGRARTLREATEVAQVMKELTL; encoded by the coding sequence ATGCGTGAGGACCTGCTCGACCCGCGCGCGGTGCTGCTGCACGAGCGCGCGCCCGACCGCGAGGCGGCGATCCGCCGGTGCGGGCGGGCGCTGGTCGAGGTGGGGGCGGTCGCCGAGCCGTACGTGGCGGCCATGCTCGAACGCGAGCGCTCCGTCTCGACCTACGTCGGCGAGGGGGTGGCCATCCCGCACGGGACGAACGCCTCCAAGGACGACATCCTGCGCGACGCCCTGTGCTTCATCCGCTTCCCGGACGGAGTGGACTGGGACGGCGAACAGGTCACCGTCTGCGTCGGCATAGCCGCCCGCGAGGGCGGGCACGTACCCCTGCTGGCGGCGCTGGCCGAGATCCTGCTGGATCCCGGCCGCGCCAGGACACTGCGCGAGGCCACCGAGGTCGCGCAGGTGATGAAGGAGCTCACGCTATGA